A region of Maridesulfovibrio sp. DNA encodes the following proteins:
- a CDS encoding diguanylate cyclase domain-containing protein yields MEDSLKILLVDDNALNLTLLEKILKDEGAELFKAMDGEEAIGLCRENDFALILLDVQMPGMDGYETARIIKGMEECRLVPIIFLTAIYKDTAYARMGYETGAVDFLTQPIDPATLRGKVGVFLQLKRQQDRLENEIAQRIKIEYALRAAEEKYRNIFERAVEGIFRSTIDGRFEEINPALARILGYETTEEAVANVHTDNIYKNPADRKAFLKKLMQEKSLTDYELRFRRKDGSFIWISESCRLFEEGGEFYIEGVVEDITHRKLCELELQEKATLDALTGIPNRYLFFDRLGKSIANAGRYGEKLALLFIDLNDFKKVNDQYGHHAGDVLLGKVAARLKSRLRSSDTFARLGGDEFCVLLERPSGRDSVAYVAEEFIDCLTDPFSFDDVCCSVGASIGISMYPENGVNAEELVKKADKAMYLVKEEPGRRFCFYSGSD; encoded by the coding sequence ATGGAAGATAGCCTGAAAATATTGCTGGTGGACGATAATGCCTTGAATCTGACCCTTCTGGAAAAAATTTTGAAGGATGAAGGGGCTGAGCTGTTCAAAGCTATGGACGGAGAGGAAGCAATAGGGCTTTGCCGGGAAAATGATTTTGCCCTTATTCTGCTTGATGTGCAGATGCCCGGGATGGATGGTTATGAAACTGCCCGTATAATCAAGGGGATGGAAGAGTGCCGTCTGGTTCCGATCATTTTTTTGACTGCGATCTATAAAGATACGGCTTATGCCCGGATGGGGTATGAAACAGGAGCGGTTGATTTTCTCACGCAACCTATCGATCCGGCTACCCTGCGGGGGAAAGTCGGTGTTTTTCTGCAATTAAAAAGACAGCAAGATCGGCTTGAGAACGAAATCGCACAACGAATCAAAATTGAGTATGCTTTGCGTGCTGCCGAGGAAAAGTACCGCAACATATTCGAGCGTGCTGTAGAAGGTATTTTCAGGTCAACCATTGATGGAAGGTTTGAGGAAATCAATCCGGCCCTTGCCCGTATTTTGGGGTACGAGACAACTGAAGAAGCGGTTGCTAATGTTCACACGGACAATATTTACAAGAACCCCGCTGACCGGAAGGCTTTTCTCAAAAAGCTGATGCAGGAGAAGTCGCTTACCGATTATGAATTGCGTTTCAGGCGCAAGGACGGCTCTTTTATCTGGATTTCGGAAAGCTGCCGTCTGTTTGAAGAGGGCGGTGAATTTTATATTGAGGGGGTGGTGGAAGACATTACTCACCGCAAGCTTTGTGAACTGGAACTGCAGGAAAAAGCCACCCTTGATGCTTTGACCGGTATTCCCAACCGCTACCTTTTTTTTGACCGGCTGGGCAAATCCATCGCCAATGCCGGGCGGTATGGGGAAAAACTTGCGCTTCTTTTTATAGATCTTAATGATTTCAAGAAAGTTAATGATCAATATGGACACCATGCAGGGGATGTGCTGCTTGGGAAGGTGGCTGCTCGTTTAAAGTCCCGGTTGCGGTCGTCGGATACCTTTGCCCGTTTGGGCGGTGATGAATTCTGCGTTCTTCTTGAGCGACCTTCCGGGCGTGATAGTGTTGCCTATGTTGCAGAGGAATTTATTGACTGCCTGACGGACCCGTTCAGTTTTGATGATGTTTGCTGTTCTGTCGGAGCTTCTATCGGCATCAGCATGTATCCGGAAAACGGGGTCAATGCTGAGGAGTTGGTAAAAAAAGCAGACAAGGCAATGTATCTGGTCAAGGAAGAGCCGGGCAGGCGGTTCTGTTTTTACTCCGGGAGCGATTAA
- a CDS encoding NADH-quinone oxidoreductase subunit A has translation MVFSWLQFAIFMFLIGGLLFAGGPLILSALVHPRAKGGDMGIPYECGMKPHGRAWNQFGISYYVYALLFLAFDVDVLYLFPVSVWYPQTEGMFYFIEVAGFLSVLAIAIIYFWKKGVFTWPRKIS, from the coding sequence ATGGTTTTTTCTTGGCTTCAGTTCGCCATCTTCATGTTTTTGATAGGTGGGCTTCTCTTTGCCGGCGGGCCTTTGATTTTGTCTGCCCTAGTTCATCCGCGTGCCAAAGGCGGGGATATGGGAATCCCCTATGAGTGCGGTATGAAACCACACGGCAGGGCATGGAATCAGTTCGGCATCAGTTATTATGTCTATGCCTTGCTGTTTCTGGCCTTTGACGTAGATGTTCTCTACCTTTTTCCGGTTTCCGTCTGGTACCCTCAAACCGAGGGGATGTTCTACTTTATAGAGGTTGCCGGTTTTCTGTCTGTTCTCGCCATCGCAATCATTTATTTCTGGAAAAAAGGAGTATTCACATGGCCGAGAAAAATTTCCTGA
- a CDS encoding NADH-quinone oxidoreductase subunit NuoB, giving the protein MAEKNFLTPGGHVIEDGIVRLELAEDAMNICRSMSLWPMTFGLACCAIEMMAVGMARFDMARFGAEVFRPSARQADLMIVAGTVTKKMAPAVVRLYEQMPAPKWVLALGNCAISGGPFKFKGQYGIVEGVDNLIPVDVYVPGCPPRPEALLEGLFQIQEKVTGKRWWPVPEELEKERSL; this is encoded by the coding sequence ATGGCCGAGAAAAATTTCCTGACCCCCGGCGGGCATGTTATCGAGGACGGTATTGTCCGTCTTGAACTTGCTGAAGACGCCATGAATATCTGCCGGTCCATGTCACTTTGGCCTATGACCTTCGGGTTGGCCTGCTGCGCCATTGAAATGATGGCTGTGGGGATGGCCCGTTTCGATATGGCCCGGTTCGGGGCTGAGGTTTTTCGTCCTTCTGCCCGTCAGGCCGACCTGATGATTGTTGCCGGGACGGTAACTAAAAAAATGGCTCCGGCGGTTGTTCGTCTTTATGAACAGATGCCCGCCCCGAAATGGGTGCTGGCGCTGGGAAACTGCGCGATTTCAGGTGGACCGTTCAAATTTAAGGGTCAATATGGAATCGTGGAAGGTGTGGACAACCTGATCCCGGTGGACGTGTACGTTCCCGGATGTCCTCCCCGTCCGGAAGCCCTGCTTGAAGGGCTGTTCCAGATTCAGGAGAAGGTGACCGGAAAACGCTGGTGGCCTGTGCCTGAAGAGTTAGAGAAGGAGCGTTCCTTATGA
- a CDS encoding NADH-quinone oxidoreductase subunit C yields MMDGQLSLPVTPLMVGKGSIETSGVTMNVFIMSDDLMQAAEAMLKQAYHLENIDALDVAEGFLISYHYAHFTKPGRIAHRVLVSREEPELPSISSVFQGADWHERECHDFHGVKFAGHPNLLPLLLDPETPNGVLLKDDKGRKPLREILNPGEIVFKGEGFTLFDEEQPEPEEESAS; encoded by the coding sequence ATGATGGATGGTCAATTAAGTCTTCCGGTGACCCCGCTTATGGTCGGCAAGGGAAGTATCGAAACTTCCGGGGTGACCATGAATGTTTTTATTATGTCCGATGATCTTATGCAGGCGGCGGAGGCCATGCTGAAGCAGGCTTACCACCTTGAAAACATAGATGCCCTTGATGTGGCGGAAGGTTTTCTCATCTCCTACCACTACGCGCATTTCACCAAACCGGGGCGCATTGCCCACCGGGTTCTGGTCAGCCGGGAAGAGCCCGAGCTGCCGTCCATCTCTTCTGTTTTTCAGGGAGCTGACTGGCATGAGCGGGAATGTCATGATTTTCATGGCGTGAAATTTGCCGGACACCCTAATCTGTTGCCTTTGCTTCTCGATCCGGAAACACCGAACGGGGTGCTGCTTAAGGATGATAAAGGCCGCAAGCCGTTGCGTGAGATTCTCAATCCTGGCGAAATTGTCTTCAAGGGAGAGGGTTTTACCCTTTTTGACGAAGAGCAGCCGGAACCGGAAGAGGAGTCTGCATCATGA
- a CDS encoding NADH-quinone oxidoreductase subunit D produces the protein MNTFLEGDFYTNHFEKGADDHTMILNMGPQHPSTHGVLRVILELDGEYIVRAEPVLGYLHRMHEKMAEVKTWVQFIPNMGRVDYLHPLAWNHAYVCAVEKLAGIEVPERAEFIRVILTELNRISSHLLWWGAYLLDLGAFTPIMYAFDDREIMMDMMQKATGARLTYSNFRFGGVVHDLDDGFVENCTAFIKRLRDRLPMYKDLVTDNIILRKRVEEIGPMDVDMCNRYGATGPIVRGAGVEHDTRKAEPYSVYDRFDWKVPVYFEADAMARYMVRMEEIEQSLNIIEQALEQLPEGEHIIKKAPKPTWKAPAGEAYFSTEGARGKVGIHIVSDGSKTPYRVKLRAPGFSNLSLFAECAQGTMLADAVAILGSLDMVIPEIDR, from the coding sequence ATGAATACATTTCTGGAAGGCGATTTCTATACCAATCATTTTGAAAAGGGTGCGGACGATCATACCATGATCCTCAACATGGGACCGCAGCATCCTTCCACCCACGGTGTCCTGCGGGTCATTCTTGAGTTGGACGGTGAATACATAGTCCGGGCCGAGCCTGTGCTGGGTTATCTGCACCGTATGCATGAGAAGATGGCAGAGGTGAAGACTTGGGTTCAATTCATCCCCAATATGGGGCGCGTGGATTACCTGCATCCCCTAGCCTGGAACCATGCTTATGTGTGCGCGGTGGAAAAACTGGCCGGAATCGAGGTCCCTGAGCGGGCTGAGTTCATCCGGGTTATCCTTACTGAATTGAACCGCATCTCTTCGCATCTGCTCTGGTGGGGTGCTTATCTGCTGGATCTCGGTGCATTCACCCCGATCATGTATGCATTCGATGATCGTGAAATCATGATGGATATGATGCAGAAGGCGACCGGGGCCAGATTGACTTACAGCAACTTCCGTTTCGGCGGAGTTGTTCATGATCTGGATGACGGATTTGTTGAAAACTGTACCGCTTTTATCAAGCGTTTGCGGGATCGGCTGCCCATGTACAAGGATCTGGTCACCGACAACATTATCCTGCGTAAAAGGGTAGAAGAGATCGGTCCCATGGACGTGGACATGTGCAATCGCTACGGCGCGACAGGTCCAATTGTCCGCGGTGCGGGCGTGGAGCACGATACCCGCAAGGCTGAGCCTTATTCTGTTTACGACCGTTTTGATTGGAAGGTTCCTGTGTATTTCGAAGCGGATGCCATGGCCCGTTACATGGTGCGTATGGAAGAGATTGAGCAGAGCCTGAATATTATTGAGCAGGCCCTTGAGCAGCTTCCGGAAGGCGAGCACATCATCAAGAAGGCTCCCAAACCCACATGGAAAGCTCCCGCAGGGGAAGCGTACTTCAGCACAGAGGGAGCACGCGGAAAAGTAGGAATCCATATTGTGAGTGACGGCAGCAAGACTCCATACCGGGTCAAACTGCGTGCACCGGGATTCTCCAATCTTTCTCTTTTTGCTGAATGTGCTCAGGGAACAATGCTGGCAGATGCGGTTGCCATCCTCGGCAGCCTGGATATGGTAATCCCCGAAATCGATAGGTAG
- the nuoH gene encoding NADH-quinone oxidoreductase subunit NuoH: MSQIPVELIKLLIALVAIAAFVGLNGLVLVYLERKVAGFVQRRPGPYEVGPQGLLQPLADAVKLIGKQLFTPGGADKLLFWMAPVLSFLPVLLLFLPIPFGPVATGMEMDLGLLLILAFAGLNVLALCLAGWGSNNKWGILGAARAVAQSVAYEIPLLLSVLAIAFMTGTLNLTTVVEGQGGWPWQWNAFVQPLAFIVYFISALGETNRAPFDLPEAESELTAGFHTEYSGMGFGLFFLAEYANMIVVCSVAAALFLGGWQGPFFDGAWWFLAKVYTLLLVMIWLRWTYPRVRFDQLLNINWKWLMPLALLNLFITAFVMKL; this comes from the coding sequence ATGTCTCAAATTCCTGTTGAATTGATAAAATTGCTCATCGCATTAGTGGCCATTGCCGCTTTTGTGGGGCTGAACGGGCTGGTGCTGGTCTACCTTGAGCGAAAGGTTGCCGGATTCGTACAGCGCAGGCCCGGACCGTATGAAGTGGGACCGCAGGGACTGCTGCAGCCGCTTGCAGATGCGGTGAAGCTTATCGGTAAACAGCTGTTTACCCCCGGTGGTGCGGATAAGCTGCTTTTCTGGATGGCTCCGGTGTTGTCTTTTCTGCCTGTCCTTCTACTCTTTTTGCCTATCCCTTTCGGCCCTGTCGCGACCGGAATGGAAATGGACCTCGGCCTATTACTTATTCTGGCTTTTGCCGGTCTGAACGTCCTAGCCTTATGTCTGGCCGGCTGGGGTTCAAATAACAAATGGGGCATTCTCGGTGCGGCAAGGGCGGTTGCCCAGTCCGTGGCCTATGAAATCCCGTTGCTTCTTTCAGTGCTGGCAATTGCCTTCATGACCGGAACCCTGAACCTGACCACAGTTGTCGAGGGGCAGGGCGGATGGCCATGGCAGTGGAATGCATTTGTGCAGCCGCTGGCTTTCATTGTCTACTTTATCAGTGCACTGGGCGAAACCAACCGCGCTCCCTTTGACCTTCCGGAAGCGGAAAGTGAATTGACCGCAGGTTTCCACACCGAATATTCGGGTATGGGTTTCGGGCTGTTTTTCCTTGCAGAATACGCCAATATGATCGTGGTCTGCTCTGTTGCTGCGGCCCTGTTTCTAGGCGGCTGGCAGGGACCTTTCTTTGACGGCGCATGGTGGTTCCTTGCAAAGGTGTACACTCTGCTGCTGGTCATGATCTGGCTGCGCTGGACTTATCCCCGCGTTCGTTTTGACCAGCTTCTGAATATCAATTGGAAATGGCTCATGCCCTTAGCTCTGTTGAATCTGTTTATCACCGCTTTTGTGATGAAGTTGTAG
- a CDS encoding 4Fe-4S binding protein — protein MSVIKKIWDDVSSLWSLIVGLKVTGKNFIDKNVTLHYPRETVTSGQLEGFRGPLELIGKPKDPAKPKCISCMMCVTACPSKCITVVKAKAPKPTEAELQAMKEAEERGEKVNKPKAPKEPAKFLYDFSLCSLCGSCVENCPAKSLRYSSNVYLTVTDRKELKMDLLARLGAQAGTAAAKVAETPVNVEAETTEKERGMKS, from the coding sequence ATGAGTGTAATCAAAAAAATATGGGACGATGTTTCATCCCTATGGTCTTTGATCGTAGGTCTGAAAGTCACGGGAAAAAACTTTATCGATAAAAACGTTACCCTTCATTATCCTCGGGAGACTGTAACTTCCGGGCAGTTGGAAGGATTTCGGGGTCCGCTGGAGCTGATCGGTAAACCTAAAGATCCGGCTAAGCCCAAGTGCATTTCCTGCATGATGTGCGTTACCGCCTGCCCCAGCAAATGTATAACCGTTGTCAAGGCCAAAGCTCCAAAGCCCACCGAGGCTGAGTTGCAGGCCATGAAGGAAGCTGAAGAGCGCGGTGAAAAGGTCAATAAGCCAAAAGCTCCCAAAGAGCCTGCTAAGTTTTTATACGACTTTTCGCTTTGTTCCTTGTGCGGTTCCTGCGTGGAAAACTGTCCTGCAAAGTCGTTGCGGTACTCCTCCAATGTGTACTTGACCGTGACTGACCGCAAGGAACTTAAAATGGATTTGCTGGCACGGCTTGGCGCACAGGCTGGAACTGCTGCTGCGAAAGTGGCGGAGACACCCGTGAATGTTGAAGCTGAAACCACTGAAAAAGAGCGGGGAATGAAATCATGA
- a CDS encoding NADH-quinone oxidoreductase subunit J: MMEILAKVAFAFYTLLILGGGCIAVGAHSLVRAMVGLISSLLGVAGMYMLMAAPFMAFMQILIYVGAVCVLIFFAIMLTRADDQGVEAGSRRPGKSALSALTFISPVFVIGFILVKFQPASINLPVEVPLVQIGRGLLEDYPVAFELISVVLLAAMAGAVLLAFEKKGRKA; encoded by the coding sequence ATGATGGAAATACTCGCCAAAGTAGCTTTTGCTTTTTACACGCTGCTGATTCTCGGCGGCGGGTGCATAGCTGTGGGCGCACACAGTCTTGTCCGGGCCATGGTGGGGTTGATTTCATCCCTGCTTGGGGTGGCCGGAATGTACATGCTCATGGCGGCGCCGTTCATGGCTTTCATGCAGATTCTCATTTATGTGGGTGCGGTCTGTGTGCTCATCTTCTTTGCCATCATGCTCACTCGGGCAGATGATCAAGGTGTGGAAGCCGGAAGCCGTAGACCGGGTAAATCTGCACTGTCGGCCCTGACTTTCATTTCCCCGGTGTTTGTAATCGGGTTTATTTTGGTCAAATTCCAGCCTGCATCCATTAATCTTCCGGTAGAAGTCCCGCTGGTTCAGATCGGCAGGGGGCTGTTGGAAGATTATCCGGTAGCCTTTGAGTTGATTTCCGTGGTTCTGCTGGCGGCCATGGCCGGAGCTGTTTTGCTGGCTTTTGAAAAGAAAGGGAGGAAGGCATAA
- the nuoK gene encoding NADH-quinone oxidoreductase subunit NuoK, whose amino-acid sequence MSPLLMYQLVALLLLAIGLYGIVWRKSLVGMLISVELMLNGAGLSIVAASQLTEAGSAVGQIAALFVMGLAAAEATLVLAIIIVVAKRFKTVETDAITRLKG is encoded by the coding sequence ATGAGTCCTCTTTTAATGTACCAACTGGTGGCATTGTTGCTACTTGCCATCGGGCTGTACGGCATTGTCTGGCGTAAATCACTGGTGGGCATGCTTATTTCCGTGGAGCTGATGCTCAACGGTGCAGGGTTGTCCATTGTTGCCGCTTCCCAGCTTACTGAAGCCGGAAGTGCTGTGGGGCAGATCGCCGCACTCTTTGTTATGGGGCTGGCCGCTGCTGAAGCGACCCTTGTGCTGGCAATAATCATTGTGGTGGCAAAACGGTTTAAAACCGTTGAAACCGACGCAATAACAAGGCTGAAAGGGTAA
- a CDS encoding monovalent cation/H+ antiporter subunit D family protein yields the protein MTVSTELITSARILIPLCITLVAPFFIWFLRENINRREAVSIWAGILTFISVASMVPGVMEGKIVEYTLFTLFPGVKVSFAADGLSFIFALIASLLWVFATSYNIGYMRTLNEHAQTRYYFCFAVAIFGAIGVAFSANIFTLYLFYEIISVCTYPLVAHHQDDEAFNGARKYMVYLMGTSKLFLLPAMVMTYVLCGTLDFHLGDVAQGIFPADADPTLVTITYVLYIAGLAKAALMPFHNWLPSAMVAPTPVSALLHAVAVVKAGVFSVSRVILSGFGVDLMDKLGLGLPTAYLAAFTIVTASLIALTKDDIKARLAYSTVSQLSYIIIGVAMLTPDAVQGGLMHIAHHAFSKITLFFGAGAIYVATHLKKISLMDGLGRRMPWTFGAFAIASLSMIGVPPVCGFATKWYLVKGAVSIGQWGLLIALLASTLLNAGYFGPIVYRAFFKAPAEGANIEQYHEAPLCMVIPLFTTALISVWLGLYPQTFLNFINVFGKF from the coding sequence ATGACAGTTAGCACTGAATTAATTACCAGCGCGCGAATCCTGATCCCGCTCTGCATCACCCTTGTGGCTCCGTTCTTCATCTGGTTTTTACGGGAGAACATCAACCGCCGCGAGGCCGTATCCATCTGGGCCGGTATCCTGACTTTCATTTCGGTCGCCTCCATGGTTCCGGGTGTAATGGAAGGCAAGATCGTAGAATATACCCTGTTCACCCTTTTTCCGGGAGTGAAAGTCTCATTTGCTGCGGACGGGCTGTCTTTTATATTCGCCCTGATCGCATCATTGCTCTGGGTTTTTGCAACAAGTTATAACATCGGTTACATGCGTACCCTTAATGAACATGCCCAGACCAGATATTATTTCTGTTTTGCGGTTGCCATTTTCGGTGCCATAGGGGTGGCTTTTTCGGCGAATATATTCACCCTTTATCTTTTTTACGAAATCATTTCCGTATGCACTTACCCGCTGGTTGCCCACCATCAGGATGATGAAGCTTTCAACGGGGCACGGAAATATATGGTTTACCTGATGGGTACCTCCAAGCTGTTCCTGCTTCCGGCCATGGTCATGACCTATGTGCTTTGCGGAACTCTGGATTTCCATCTCGGTGATGTTGCACAGGGGATCTTCCCGGCTGATGCAGACCCGACTCTGGTGACCATTACTTACGTCCTTTACATTGCAGGTCTGGCAAAAGCCGCACTCATGCCGTTCCACAACTGGCTTCCTTCAGCAATGGTCGCGCCGACTCCGGTCTCTGCGCTGCTGCATGCGGTTGCGGTTGTTAAGGCCGGGGTGTTCTCGGTTTCCCGCGTGATCCTTTCCGGCTTCGGGGTGGATCTTATGGACAAATTAGGGTTGGGGCTGCCGACGGCTTACCTTGCGGCATTCACTATTGTTACTGCCTCGCTTATTGCCCTGACCAAGGACGATATCAAGGCCCGGCTCGCTTATTCCACGGTCAGTCAGCTTTCCTACATTATTATCGGTGTAGCTATGCTGACCCCGGACGCTGTGCAGGGCGGATTGATGCATATTGCCCACCACGCGTTCTCAAAGATCACCCTGTTCTTCGGAGCCGGGGCTATCTACGTGGCTACGCATCTTAAGAAGATCAGCCTCATGGATGGGTTGGGCAGGCGAATGCCCTGGACCTTCGGAGCTTTTGCCATTGCTTCGCTTTCCATGATCGGGGTGCCTCCGGTCTGTGGATTTGCAACCAAGTGGTATCTGGTCAAAGGCGCGGTAAGCATAGGTCAATGGGGGCTGCTTATAGCTCTGTTGGCAAGTACCCTGCTCAATGCCGGTTATTTCGGCCCCATCGTCTACCGGGCGTTTTTCAAAGCCCCGGCAGAGGGCGCCAATATCGAGCAGTACCACGAGGCTCCGCTGTGTATGGTTATCCCGCTGTTCACCACGGCTTTGATTTCGGTCTGGCTGGGACTTTATCCCCAGACCTTCCTGAACTTCATAAACGTGTTCGGTAAATTCTAA
- a CDS encoding Na(+)/H(+) antiporter subunit D, whose translation MTLNGFLHPALAFIALAVALPFFRGKQWKWLLLVPPVIAITVVFTATLGNFGVLPYLGNVLVLGRVDKLSLVFANVFAIQSLIGMIYALHVDDKAHHAAAALYVAGSFGCVFAGDYLTLFIFWELMAVASTFLVWLHRTKTSSAAGFRYFLFHMLGGLFLLGGLLLRYSEIGTFAFLPVDPHGMEYYDWLILTGFCVNAAVVPLHAWLPDAYPEATVPGAVFMCAFTTKTAVYVLARGFSGVYALAVAGTIMAVYGVLYASMENNARRILSYHIVSQVGYMVAGIGIGTAMCINGAVAHAYAHILYKGLLFMSVGTVLYATGTADLDRLGGLVGKLPMVMLLYMVGAVSISGMPFFNGFISKTMTITGAAESHHTLLAIGLEIAAVGTFLSVGIKLPYFAFWNKPAKTDIKLNPIPKNMYVAMGIAAFLCFAQGVYPQMLYKLLPFPVEYHPYTPWHLLQASMLLAFTGAGFWIMRKVIIPHHGRNLDFDKLYRFIGNMGLLLVCRPIAWVDSIWTTVYRVIGLKWLMDSAAGASWFDRKGIDTVVDGTAYTVRNIGRTGAKIQTGRLQDYLGLAVVIVLCVYGLVWYFG comes from the coding sequence ATGACGCTTAACGGTTTTCTCCATCCGGCACTGGCTTTTATCGCCCTGGCAGTGGCTCTGCCGTTTTTCCGGGGCAAACAGTGGAAATGGCTTCTGCTGGTTCCGCCCGTAATTGCCATTACTGTTGTTTTCACAGCTACTCTGGGTAATTTCGGGGTTCTCCCGTATCTCGGCAACGTATTGGTGCTGGGCAGGGTGGATAAGCTCTCGCTGGTCTTTGCAAATGTTTTCGCCATACAGTCGCTCATAGGCATGATTTATGCCCTGCATGTGGATGACAAGGCTCACCATGCTGCAGCAGCTCTTTATGTCGCTGGATCGTTCGGTTGTGTCTTTGCAGGCGATTACCTGACTCTATTCATCTTCTGGGAACTTATGGCCGTTGCATCCACATTCCTTGTCTGGCTGCATCGTACCAAGACTTCCAGCGCAGCAGGATTCAGGTATTTCCTGTTCCACATGCTCGGCGGGCTGTTCCTGCTCGGCGGATTGCTGCTCAGATATTCCGAAATCGGAACTTTTGCCTTCCTGCCTGTGGACCCCCACGGCATGGAATACTACGATTGGCTGATCCTGACCGGATTCTGCGTCAACGCAGCTGTGGTACCTCTGCACGCATGGCTGCCTGATGCCTACCCCGAAGCTACTGTCCCCGGCGCAGTTTTCATGTGCGCTTTCACCACCAAGACCGCGGTCTATGTTCTGGCCCGAGGATTCTCTGGAGTTTACGCGCTGGCGGTGGCCGGAACAATCATGGCTGTCTACGGAGTGCTTTACGCGTCCATGGAGAACAACGCGCGCAGGATTCTTTCCTACCACATTGTTTCGCAGGTCGGTTATATGGTTGCCGGTATCGGTATCGGTACGGCCATGTGCATCAACGGTGCTGTGGCTCACGCTTACGCCCACATTCTCTATAAAGGGCTGCTCTTCATGAGTGTTGGTACCGTGCTTTATGCTACCGGCACTGCCGATCTTGACCGTCTCGGCGGACTGGTCGGAAAACTGCCGATGGTCATGCTTCTGTATATGGTCGGTGCGGTATCCATTTCCGGTATGCCGTTCTTCAACGGGTTCATATCCAAGACCATGACCATCACCGGGGCTGCCGAGTCGCATCACACCCTGCTGGCAATCGGGCTTGAAATCGCTGCAGTAGGTACGTTCCTTTCTGTCGGTATCAAGCTTCCGTATTTTGCCTTCTGGAACAAGCCGGCAAAAACGGACATCAAGCTTAATCCCATCCCCAAAAATATGTACGTGGCCATGGGTATCGCGGCTTTTCTCTGCTTTGCGCAGGGTGTTTACCCGCAGATGCTCTACAAACTGCTGCCGTTCCCTGTGGAATATCATCCCTACACCCCTTGGCATCTCCTGCAGGCTTCCATGCTGCTGGCGTTCACCGGAGCAGGGTTCTGGATTATGCGTAAGGTAATTATTCCTCACCATGGCCGTAACCTTGATTTCGATAAGCTTTACCGCTTTATCGGCAATATGGGGCTGCTGCTTGTCTGCCGACCCATTGCATGGGTTGATTCCATCTGGACCACCGTTTACCGGGTGATCGGTCTTAAGTGGCTTATGGATTCTGCTGCAGGGGCATCTTGGTTTGACCGCAAAGGCATTGATACGGTTGTGGATGGAACCGCCTACACTGTGCGTAATATCGGCAGAACCGGGGCGAAGATTCAGACCGGACGGTTGCAGGATTACCTGGGACTGGCCGTGGTTATCGTACTCTGCGTTTACGGCTTAGTCTGGTACTTCGGATAA